The genome window AGCCTCGTCTCCTTCATTTGTACTCGTAACTCTATTAGTACAACTTACCAGACAAGTTAGCTCTGTTACTATAACTTACCAGCGAGAAGAAATGGTACATTCACTTTGTTAAACTCATTGGTTAAGTCGAGAAAAAACTTAGTTTTGATATAGGATTACCAAGCAAAGGTGATGATATTTTTACCAAGCAAAGAAAGGACTGATGGTTTCCTTGCTGTTGTTTATTCTTATGGCAGAGGATTGTTTCTTCCATCAAACCTCGGAGGCTTTTTTGAGTATTGAAATTGAATGTATCATGTTGGAAACAAAGCAGAACCAATTTGTGTATTAGAGGTTGAAACTTTGAATCTTGCTGTGATGAGAATCTCTCTCGTTCAGTTTCAGGTGATTGTTCTTCTGTAATTGCGAAAGCCAAAAGGGTTACAAACAGTACAACTTACAAATGGTCCATAATTCAGTGCTAATCTTTGCCAAGTTGCGAGTTACCTTGTGACAAAGGCTTGGCTTCACCTAAACTGGAGGATTGCATTTGGGGTTTTACAAATGGCCCATGAGCTGTTTCCTGGATCAATTGATTGGTGGAAAGGCCTTATGAAGGAACTAAATTCTAGCAAACGTACATTCCTTAGGCCATTTCTACCCATTTACCTAAAACACTCTCCACACGCTTTTTATCTGAATTCCATCATATTCTGGCGCAGTTCACGAATCTTGAAAGTTATTCTACCATGTACTTCCAGGAGTAAGTATAAAAAACCTTAGCTACTATTGCAGTATGATAACTTACTGTCTAAAGGCTTTATTGGCGAACTGTTTTTTGCTTGGATTTGACGAACTTCAAGTTTGGCACCCCTTTAGAAGAATGAAGTTGAAGTGATATTAGACATGACCGTGATCCCAAAATACAAACAATTTGGATATCTAGGCGCATTGTTGGAGGAAAAAGGTACGACAGCTGAAGATGTTACCATGGAACTGAAATTAGGGTGATTGAAATGGAGGAATATTACGAGTGTCATACAATAGGAAGATACTTGTCAAAGTGAAAGGTAAGTTCTACGTAACAATTGTCAGACAGATAATGTTACATGGAAGTGAAAATTGAGCCTTTAAGTGTAACATATCTGCAAGATTAATGTCATAAAAGTTCAGGTTAATCGGTACGTGTGGTCATATAAGATTGCGTACGACATTAGAAATGATCAGATTTGACAAAAGGAACATTTTGTACACTTAGGATAAAATGAGGTCCCTTTATGGATATACGATGAAAATGAAACATAAAGGATAGAGCAAGAAAAAGTTGTCTTTGACTTGTGATCATTCTATCGCACTTACTAACTGTCATTTGGAAATTCATGTGGGATGATAGACACATAAACTGGAATAGATAAACTTTTTGACAACCAAATTGATTTAGGAGCTATCTTACTTCTTAGGGGAAAATTTGTGTgtgggttggggggggggggggggtaggtgACTTCTCCAGCTTTGGTGTGTTATTCACGCAGAACTCCAGGTTACCACAGTATTTGTCTCCCTTCcggtttatgtgaacctatttcttttttgatCCGTTCCAGAAAGAATGACCCTTCTCTAAATTTGAAAATTCTAATTTACCCACAATAAGAAGCTTTTATACCTGAACAAATACTCTAGCATGTTTaacaccacaagtttcaaaagaacTATAGCCACATAAATGTTATGCTTGTTTAGgataaatttttttaaaagtcttcatttctttcttaaactccatgccTAGTcaaaggttcacataaattggaatggaGGGAGTAATTATTAATTGTTATTCTTCTTTCTTAGATCTGGAAAGTTACTATTAAAAAGAAATTGGATCTGGAAAGTTTAATTGCTTGTTTCCATGTTTGTAGAAATTTCTTTCCATTTTGCTTAATATTTGGGCAACAAGAGATTGGATTACTAGCTAAATACCTAAGGATCAAGGTTTTCGGTGTTTCTCTCTCACAAAAGTAGAAAGTTTTCCTTTGAACATGACATTGTTATGATTACTCATATTTATTTTAGGCCTAAGGTTCCCTTCAAATAATTTAGTGTAATTTTGTTTGACTCGACAACTCTGTCAGTGTGCTTAGATTCCCCGTGTAACGGTGCTAACTTGATacttaaaaaggaaaagaacaaaTCTGATTATTTGGAAATAGAAATAAGGGAtgtaaggaaaagaaaaagaaagaatctTAGGTAACTATAGGTCTTGGACACTTAACCTTGTGGTACAAACAACTCTTCTCATTGCCTGATTATTTGGTATTTTTCACTAATACTTGCCTATCATATCTAATGATGTTGATTATCTAGAGTTGTTTAAAACATATTGCTCATGTTTATTGCTTAAATATGTATTTTAGGTGAGAGGTTCTCTGAAATAGTCGGAAGTCCCTATTATATGGCTCCTGAGGTGCTCAAACGAAACTATGGACCAGAAATAGATATATGGAGTGCAGGagtcattttatatattttgttatGTGGGGTTCCTCCTTTTTGGGCCGGTAAACTCTCTTCCTGCTAATTTTTCTCTCTATCCCCACTCCCTTAATTCCTTCATATGTGCATTCTCAGATGCCCCTCTCATTTTATTAAAACAACTCTCTTTGTACAGAATCTGAACAAGGTGTTGCTCAGGCCATCTTACGTGGGGTGATAGATTTCAAACGGGAACCCTGGCCAAGTATTTCAGAGAGTGCTAAAAATCTTGTACGGCAAATGCTGGAACCAGATCCAAAGCTTCGACTGACTGCAAAACAAGTACTTGGTACATAATGTTTCATATATGTTTAATAATTCTCTTGGAAAATGCCTTCCCTTTATCAAAGACAGAGCTATTGGATAGCCTAATTTGAAATGCATCAACTCTTTTATGTACTTTGCATTGTGCTGTGAAACATACGTGCATTTTGTATACTAGACCGGTTGACGAGATGACTGACTTGGAGGGTCCAGTTACGACTATTAACCAAGAAAATTGGTAGGTATCAGCACGTGTGACATAAGATCCACCTAATAACGAATCCAACAATGGCATCAACAGGCTAATAACCAATCGGTTGAGATAGCCCTATATTTCTTCTGTTCATTGATTTTGCTATCTAAACTTGTACCTAAAACTAACGAGCGTCCCCCAGATGCTAGAGAGGTGCTGTTTACCTTCTCTCCGCATCTTGGGCATAAATTATTGTCTGTAACTTGTCTAGTGCGTAACATTATCTTTATGGGAGAAAGCTAAGCAATAGTGTAACCATTGAAGAGACGTGCAAGCTCCATAAAGTGGTGAGAGCTTTTTTTGTAATGTCTGAAGATGAAGTAAATTTAGTGCCATTTTAATCTCCTTGTTACAGCCATACCTCAGTGCTAAGCTGCTCTACATGTGAATTGCCATTTTTGTGGGATGTCAAGTGATTGAATCTCTGCTCATGTTGGACAGAGTGGTGTAACTTAGATAGATTTTACTTTAAGCATCTTAATAAGCTCAAACTTCCACTTTCCATTATGAGGAATTCATTAAATCGCACACCGTAGCATTCTTGAGCCTTGTAGAGCTGCAAGGCTTAAAGAAGATCTTTTTTGGAAGTCATGGGTCCCACCAGACAATGATTGGACCAAACAAAGGAAATGCCGAAATGGTACTTTGAACCTCTAGCGATCTGTAAATTTGGGATGAAGAAGGATGAAGACAATGAAAAGCATGGGCACATTGATGTATATTTGAGTATCCATTTGATTGGAGGAAAGTATGATGTTTGATGTGGAAATTAGTTGACAAAGGAAATACAAAGAAAGAAGTGGCAATGCATATGTCCTTTCAAATTACTACAGTGAGGCAAGACCTAGTAAGGCCTTGTATAAAAGTTAATTTGGAGACCTAGTAATCAACTGCCAGTTAAATACAGCAGAAGCCTAATCTGACCCTCTTGTATTTTGTATATTGAACAAGTTCTCTTTTCTTGTAGAACACTCTTGGCTTCAAAATGCTAAGAAGGCTCCAAATGTTCCCCTTGGAGATGTTGTGAAGTCAAGACTTAAGCAATTTTCTTTGATGAATAGGTTTAAGAGGAAAGCTCTGAGGGTGGGTTCATTTATCtgactctctttttttctttatttagcTTTTCGCTTCTAGGACAATTAAAAGGTGCATATCCAAATGCAGGTGATTGCTGATTTCTTGTCTAATGAAGAAGTTGAAGACCTCAGAGAAATGTTTAGCAAGATAGACACCGATAATGATGGTATTGTTTCAGTCCAAGAACTAAAAGCTGGACTTCCAAAGCTCAACTCACAGCTGGCAGAATCTGAAGTACAAATGCTTGTTGAAGCCGTGAGTCTACCTACCTATTCcttgataaaaaaaaaaactttgtaATTTGAATTTCCCCTTTTTTCGGAGGTTGGCATATTGATGCTGCGCAGCATCTTAAAGAATGCTTCTGGTATTAGAGGTGATAACATCTGCATCAGTTGTCATTTCACGTGATATGTTTATGCATAAATAAGGAGGTTTCCATTTTTTGCTAGGATATTTTTTAGCAACCTTTTTGTTCTAGAATATCTCATTGTCGAGAGGAGTTATATATCCTGCTATTTTTCATGGGAATCAGCTGAATGAAAATATTGAATTTTGAACTAagggaaaagaaaaaaggaaCCAGAAAAGTAAGTTTCAGAGATTTATgctttaaattatttgaacttcaTGTTAACATTAACTGATCTTCTGTTCCAAGTTTGTGAAAAACCTCTTGAAAAGAACTTTTCCTAGCATAGTCGACGAGTTCTTGTTTTGTCTTCTCGTCCTGTTTATATCTGGTTGGAAATATAGAATCCTCCTTATTTCTACTCACTTCTGCTGTGTTTAAATTGTCGTCTTCCAGTTACAGTCTTTGGCTCTATTAATATCTGCAATTTAGTTGATATAAGCTGGTTAAGATGGGTAAGCAGTCCTTTTGTTATGTTTGCTTGCTTATGTAGTTCATTGCAGCTAATATTACTGAAATGTCATCACTGATCAAGTTACTTAAATATATTTCACTGACTGCCCTTTTTTCTCTATCCACAAAGAAAAGTAGAAGAAAGGAAATAAGAAATTAAGCAAGAAAGCGTAAACATGGGATACTTTGTTTCATGCAGATTGATACCAATGGCAAAGGGACCCTGGACTATGGAGAATTTATTGCTGTTTCACTCCATCTTCAAAGGATGGCTAACGATGAACATCTGCACAAGGCTTTCTCCTACTTTGATAAGGATGGAAACGGTTACATTGAACCAGATGAGCTTCGAGATGCCTTGATGGAGGATGGAGCAGAAAACTGCGCCAATGTGGCGAATGACATTTTCCAGGAGGTTGATACAGACAAGGTGAAGCATGCGGCAAACCGAGAAGCCTCTGCTACTAACATGTATTTATCTTGGGATAGTATTTTCCTTATCTTCTCTCTCTACGAATGCAGGATGGGCACATCAGCTTTGAAGAATTTGCGGCCATGATGAAAACTGGGACAGATTGGAGAAAGGCTTCACGACATTATTCAAGAGGGAGATTTAATAGTCTAAGTGTGAAGCTAATGAAGGATGGATCGCTTAACTTGGGAAATGAGTAAGGTTTACATTTTTTCATCAAAATGAAGTATTGTATCGATGTGTATTTGATCTCGATGTGTATTTGATCTCTCGCCATTGTTTTCTGGGGTGCCCATTAGATTGTTTGCTTGCCAGAATGGAAAAGAGGCGACTTCATCTGGGTAACCGTTGTAACCATTTGAAACACAGAATGTATCCTATCCTCTTCCTCTTGACAATTGTTCcccacaaaaaaagaaaaagaattattCTGCAGCATAATTTTTGTACAAAAACATATTTTTCTTGTTCCACCGTTGTCTGTGCCTATATTAGCATCGACATAGAGCATACATGGAAGTGTTCTTAGTTCAAAAgcctttccttttcattttttttcctccAATTTTcgtttttatgtgatttgaatGTATTACCGCCGTTTCGGGCAGGTGAAAGGGAACGCTAATTCTATCAGATTTTAGTCTGCATTAGCAACGTTGATGTAAAAGAACGACTTTTTTCTTTTGATATCTCTCGCATTTAGCTGGTGCTATTCTTTTTCCTTTCTGTCTTAATTTGTATCTGCTCTCTGATAAATTGGAACCTGAATGTTAATAACTGCTTGAACATGAGAAAATCTGAAAATAGTTAAAGTAGTTTGGATTTCGAGTACAATAAGTTGGGATATTTGAGTGCATCAATATAAGGTGGTTTGAGACATGACTTGCTAAATGATCTAAGAAGTAAGAATGATGAGATTAAGAAAGAATCCAGTTAAATAAGAAATAAACGAACGACATCGATAGGACTTGGTTATTATGAGGGCAAAACCGACAATAAGAGGAAGTTACAAtcgaccaaaaaaaaaagaaaaaaagaaagaaagaagaatcaTCGAATATAACGCTAGTACCTTTATACCTCTTAAAAAGGAAAAACGAAAAAGCACATGATTTCAAAAGACTATTTAGAGCTAGAGAGAGAATTATTGGTTGTTTATAACCATATTGCTAATCCTTTTCCTTCTTCTAACCTATCTAATAATCTTCTCTTGTTaagtatgatatatatatatatatatatatatatatatatatatatatatatatatatatatatatatattataaaatgaAATCGTTCTCCAACTTGATAGTGGATAGATTAAGCCGTTCAAATTTGATTAAAATGAATGTCATCCTTACATAATGATTTTAGTTCCGAGAATTATTGATAAAGATATTTATGTATAGTTTGATAAGGTGGTTAATTGCTAGACTGTGACTCActacataattttaaaaatattaatgatAAGATGAAATGaacaataagaaaataaaaattgttaatagattttttcctaattaattttgtaaatatttattaattatctctTAAAATTTTTAGATTATCGAATTACTATCTTAGAACTGTTACTATAAGTAGATATCCGACCATTACTCAACTCAAAAGACGGGAACAAATAAAATTTATCTGTGTTATTTGGGTTTGAGCGGAAAGAATATATTTTGTGTTGTGATGCAAGGAAAATCAGAACTAGCATCTTGCAActtataaaaaggaaaaaatgtaTTTGGATAATAAAAATTCATTTTGGTATTCATCTTATCCAAGTTTTGTTGGAAAAACATAGTACATTAATCTTTTGGTTAGTTTCACAACACATAAAGAGTAAAATATTCAATCCTGTTTAAATCAAGCTCTGAtaccaaaaataattttcaatctTGGTTTAACCCGAGCTTTGATACCAAAAGAAATCTTTTTACAATTCATCAATATTTTTGTATTAGTCAAAAATAGACTCGTCAAGTGGACCAGTTAAGTTTCAACACGTGGCAAGTGAGTTATGCTAAAAGTGAAGAATGACATGGACAGAGTGTAAAAAATACATAGAGCTAAACATGTTGATACCGTACCTATTAGTACCGGAACTGATCATCATAAAATAGCCCCCGATCATGTACGGAGAATCGCTCATAATTAAGAATGAGGAAAAAATCAACTAATCCCGGATTACACGAGATTTGCCTTCATTACGCCATCAATTACAAATCAATTATGTAACGGGCAGAACAAGGAAATCAGTTACGGAATTAACTCAACAACTACAAATTTAGCTCATCAGTTATGACATTTTAGCATTTACTCAGCCGTTACAAGTCTTCCAAAAGTAATAGATGGGTTGAGTAACTGCTCATAATAGACCCATAATTCAAGGCGGATGGTTACCTAAAAGGCTAAAACTAGTTCTATAAGTAGACACACTTTACCACAATTGTAATCAACTAATTCTCTTCTTTACCATTCTATACATTGTAATTCATAGCAACTTGCTATCTAGTTTGCCATAATTCGGCTCATCAAGCTTTGTTCGGCTAATCATCTTATCAAGGATTATCTAATAAGAATTATTACATCTCTGCTTTATTTCACTGTATTATCTGTCATTGAATTCATTTTCTATTTCTCTATCACGTTATATTGACGAAAGTTTATATCTTTTAGATTGAATCAGTTGCTTGTGGTCCGTCCTGCAAAATTAATTGCTTTGACCTTAAACATtattttttgggttaaacaatttATACTATCATTTATATACCCTGTCCTATTACATTACAATTACTTTAATTAATTTATCATTTTACTTTAGCCCAAGCAACattttttactttattattgtcattatatTAACTTTTTTACAATATTAGTTTCTATATATATcagataaaatatatttttagtataattATATTTATACAGGGAAGCTaaaaacaaatattttaaatCAGGACCGAGCCATATTAGTAATTCAAATCAACTCCAAGTAGCCAATCACGTGAAGCCACATCATCGATCCATGCGAAAGAAACACACTTAACAAACACATTTAATCTCATAAATTGTATCAAAATTAATCTAATAGTCACTTTAAGTTCACTCTGCTAAATTATCCAAATAATCCTCATCCCTAAAAAACTCGCAACCTACTTTAGGGTTTCTAATCAATCTCATCCCTCCTTTCCTTCTCTCTTGTCCATCaaatacttttttattttttacgtTTTCTATATTTACCTTTTCCCAAAGTGGGGGACGAGAGTCTATTCTAAACATAGTTATATACACATACCTCCACCTTTCTTTTCTACTCACGTCCAAGCACACTACACACGATTTCCCATGAATAAACACATTCTACACTtagtatttttctttctttcttctttaattATACACATTACACACATTTATACTTTTCTTCCTTCCTCCTTTAGTTTTTCACAAACACACACTTTGACTTTTCTTTATTTCATCTTGAACTTTCACAAACAAACACTGTACATGGTCTATTTTCCCACGTAGTTCGTCGGGCAAACCAACGATTCTCTTCTCAAAGTAATAGAGAGAGTCTTAGAGTCATAGACTACAACTCAATGTACTCATATCAATATGAGAGACACACAAGAACACCTTTTAATGCACACACATATACTCTTATTTTGACAGCCCAATAAACACAATCTTATATCAGATCTGAAAATATCCATCATTTAGGACCAATAATATATTTGCAGCAATAGCCAAGTGTTTGAGAACTGAAAAGGGACAAAGCTACTGAGGCTAGATAATCTGTAACAAGTGAAGATGCTATAATGTACTTTAGCCAAAACCTAAATAAAGCCTCAAGATAAGAAAGTGATACACTCATTAGCTTGCATTGGAAAATTTGTGTTGGATCTTCAATAGAAATGCAATTGGATATTTTTGCTCAATAGCAATAGTAGCTGAAACTGGTATCTTAGATTTACACAGCACACTTCAGACATCTAACTTCTCATGTTCTGTATAATGATGGTTACaatgctctttttttttttaaaaagaaagcaTGGGTAATCATTGGTGATGAAGTTGTACAACGGTTCTTCATAACAACTGAGATATATGAGGCTATAAACTATACTGTGACTCTCATTCCCAAATTCCAAAATCCATCAAAAATCTCTGAGTTTAGGACTATATCCTGTTGCACTATTCTATACAAAATTATATCCAAAATTTTAACAGAGGTTGATAGAAGTAGTGATTGATGATCGTAGTCTACTTTTATGCCTGGTAGAGTAATCTCAGACAATATAATACTCAATCATGAGCTGGTGAAGGGTTACACTAGAAAGTCTGATTCAGCCAGGTGCATGCTTAAAATAGATATCAGAAAAGTCTCTGACTCAAAACTTTTTGGAGCAGGTGCTGATTCACTTAAACTTTCCTGATGCTCTCATACAGTGGATCATGAAGTGTATTTACTTATAAATGGACAACCAACACATTCATTCCCAACAAAGAAGGGGCTTAGACAAGGATATTACCTTTTCGCGTTTCTGTTTATCATAGCTATGGAGTATCTAACCAAGATGTTGAAGGGGCTGAGAGATAAAAAAAAAAGTTTCATTACCACCCAAAATGTGCCAAACTGAACATAGTCCACTTGAGATTTGTTGATGATTTACTATTATTTTGTTAAGGGGATGTGGAGTCAATAATAATCATGTATATTTGATTGTTTCTAAGGTTTCCCTCGTGTATCTGGACTTGTGGCAAATATTGAGAGAAAGTTTTGTCTATTTTGGAGGAGTTACCCCAGATGTGTAGCAGGTTATACTTGACTACCTAGGTGCTCCAAGATGGGTGTTCAAATTGTATTTGGCTTTGAATGGTAGACTGCAGTCAATAGCTCAATGGAGTACCATAGATGATCTGGCATTGCCCTTTTGTTTGGCCTCCACTGAAACACTTGATCACTTACTATTTCAACGTCAGATGTCTTCTATAATTTGGAAATAGATTTTACAGTGGCAGGGGGTAGACAGGAATCCTTATGAATGGAGAAGGGAGGTTGAATAGGCAGAGACAACGCAAATGGTCAATCAGCTGGAGCATACATATACAGAACATGTTTGGCAGCTATTGTGTTTCGGTAACTGCTCCAAACCAACCGAGTACTATATTAAACCCCACATCCCAcataacctcgttccaaaactttcgtacattgacgataataaaagaaacacgtggaatctcgtgaccccttatcagatcaacaagtcatggagtcatcttgccccaaccagaaccataaccactttctaagccgactttaaatgtcatcctcccaaatataccataatcaaacctgatagtacccattctaggtctaatggccatatattattaaacacaactatcccacaaacaTGCCACACTAATCTAATTCAAGCCGCAAACTGCACAATCCATgtacccaaaaatgaaaaatgtttcaaagaagagaactgtttcgcaagttcaacaagcactttTACAACCGACATGCTATGAGCTCACCATACATGGtaaaaccaagacacacgaatctaataacggtaaccagctctcGTAGAGCTAACACTAAGATCAacccgtacggacaactcatgtgccaataacataatccgcctggcatggtcacatgccttaGTCCAAGCATATCACAGTCTAAACATTTTCCTGAgtctgaatacttgccccgatgcccgcacatgggctaaaacctcacatatatatatatatatatatatatatatatatatatatatatatatatatatatatatatatatatatatacgcactCGTAGGCGTAGTCATCACaaaggcaactagtgcctccactgagttaaaaataaaatactcacctcaaataggccgcaactctgaaacaatatgcttctgagaactcccagtctccacaTTTATGGAACACAGGAATCACCGTGActggtcccaactccagcactcgaatgactaacacatctttcacgcACGAtcatcccataaggaatactttcacaTTTCCTCCCGTGTCACATAGCAATAATTGaaatatcaacagtctattaaCCAGGTGAGTATCGTAATACCGATGACATccgaaagtcaaaacacaatgacTTTTTTGAAAtacacacccttctcagggattactgaGTAGTTATAATATCagtctaaacatctgaaattgaCTATTCTGTCCATAATTCGTGGTCTTGCTTTccagaatgaactgccaccttgtacatgtaagtcttaatcccgcacaacacaccacatctattatgctatcatgtgacaagcacacgAATCTCATTATTAACTCTAAGTCACCAGCATATTACATACCCGGTcaattagaaaccttccattttctCTCATCCATGAGGAATTCACAATGCACAACATGTCTCccacatcggtagaaaatatctagttcaaaccatggtataaaccatcaagaacactttcaaatccatttgcacatgaCCACGCTATCAacactgaattcctctaactcgaccaagccacataGGTCACCAAACCCGAGAATATTTCCACtgaaacatctgtaaagtctcaccataTCATAATTATTCCAAAAGAACcgaacataccattaccatactggtctagcctactacccaattgtcctattttcttctgaattaccctcaagttgacacttctccttgtcagaacactacgatccttacccaaagctcactacaagacatcccaacataaaaccacaccaccctaagtcccataagccactgtattcttcttaagcacctccataaataccacaaccaagACACCCTCTCTtaaggaccttatgtgaatttaaaattgttcctctttcctttcttatactgaaatgtagaatccataatcaaACAGAATTATCgcacgtcccgataccatccagtgtaagtaaccgattctagtgatatacaaattcaaaatttttcaattgccacatatacattttgaatccattagaaccctctcgagagtcatctactctgctcaaatctaatttgctccgcccaaacgggccgaaagacgtgctcctttagcacaatcaacactcaaagaagtaaccctaccttaacacgaccaatcaaattcatacttcgtgcgcactatatccttcaaaataacaacttaatcattccataatttttcatatt of Nicotiana tomentosiformis chromosome 7, ASM39032v3, whole genome shotgun sequence contains these proteins:
- the LOC104086439 gene encoding calcium-dependent protein kinase 13, with amino-acid sequence MGNCCRSPAAVAREDVKSSNFSGNDHGRKDKSSAGKSQKPVTVLTDVKNSNVEEKYLVDRELGRGEFGITYLCIDRNSKELLACKSISKRKLRTAVDVEDVRREVAIMKHLPVNSSIVSFREACEDENAVHLVMELCEGGELFDRIVARGHYTERAAAAVTRTIVEVVMLCHKHGVIHRDLKPENFLYANKKENSPLKAIDFGLSIFFKPGERFSEIVGSPYYMAPEVLKRNYGPEIDIWSAGVILYILLCGVPPFWAESEQGVAQAILRGVIDFKREPWPSISESAKNLVRQMLEPDPKLRLTAKQVLEHSWLQNAKKAPNVPLGDVVKSRLKQFSLMNRFKRKALRVIADFLSNEEVEDLREMFSKIDTDNDGIVSVQELKAGLPKLNSQLAESEVQMLVEAIDTNGKGTLDYGEFIAVSLHLQRMANDEHLHKAFSYFDKDGNGYIEPDELRDALMEDGAENCANVANDIFQEVDTDKDGHISFEEFAAMMKTGTDWRKASRHYSRGRFNSLSVKLMKDGSLNLGNE